One part of the Solanum dulcamara chromosome 3, daSolDulc1.2, whole genome shotgun sequence genome encodes these proteins:
- the LOC129882473 gene encoding uncharacterized protein LOC129882473: MDLRLCLCLFILGSSWYCAARELAVRNLLITETEDFSGSIVPALQINNLEELRQVQPLEEVNGNEQLCTLCEVYTAKALDYMANNKTQIEIIDLLHKSCSKMLFYKECAILVDYYAPIFFLEISKMRPENFCQKFGLCEQVVIISQVLSGKSCDLCHQVVTEAESKLKDPDTQLEILELLLKACGAIKPYAKKCKKLVFEFAPVILVNAEQFLEQNDICAILHACERAVDKEQPSPRKQTSLHSVS; the protein is encoded by the exons ATGGATTTGAGGCTCTGCCTGTGTCTTTTCATACTTGGTTCTAGCTGGTATTGTGCTGCTAGAGAATTAGCTGTCCGTAACCTCCTTATTACTGAAACTGAAGATTTTTCGG GCTCTATTGTACCAGCATTGCAAATAAATAACCTAGAAGAACTGAGACAAGTTCAACCTCTGGAAGAAGTCAATGGAAATGAACAGTTGTGCACATTGTGTGAAGTATATACTGCCAAGGCACTTGATTACATGGCTAATAACAAGACCCAAATAGAGATCATTGACCTTCTTCATAAATCCTGTTCAAAGATGTTATTTTACAAGGAG TGCGCCATACTCGTGGATTATTATGCTCCTATCTTCTTCTTAGAGATCAGCAAAATGAGACCTGAAAACTTTTGCCAAAAGTTTGGCCTTTGTGAACAAGTGGTTATCATTTCTCAGGTGCTTTCTGGAAAGAGCTGCGATTTATGCCACCAAGTAGTTACAGAGGCCGAATCGAAATTGAAAGATCCTGACACTCAG TTAGAGATACTTGAGCTGCTCTTGAAGGCATGTGGAGCTATCAAACCTTATGCTAAAAAG TGCAAGAAACTGGTGTTTGAATTCGCACCAGTGATTCTCGTAAATGCTGAACAGTTTCTGGAACAAAATGACATATGTGCTATTCTTCACGCTTGCGAGCGTGCAGTAGATAAAGAGCAACCATCACCAAGGAAGCAAACTTCATTGCATTCTGTGTCTTGA